From the genome of Anaerolineae bacterium:
AACAGGGCGGTCAACGCTACGGTGCGCTGGCGCACTTTATCCGGCGCCCTGTCAAAGTAACCCAGGCGCACCACTTCATCGTACAAATCGCGCTGGATATCTGGGATGTGTTTGTAGAAGCGCTCCCGCAGCGAGGCCAGGCTGCGCACCCGACGCAGGTTCGCCGGCCACCCTGGGGGCGTCTCCTCTTCCCTGGTCAGTTCGGCCTCGACATCCACGCCCACGGCCTCCAGGGTCTCGGCCACCTTCTTCCCCACCCCTTGGGAAAGCGCTTCGCGCACCTGAGCCAGGGCCTCCACTTCATTGGACCGCTGCGCAAAGAGCGCCGCCAGCAAACGCCGCTCAAAGGGCCGCAGGCCGCTCCAACCGGGGTTGAGCAGCACAAAGCGCGGCCCCTCGCGTCGCGAAACCCGCCCGCTCTTGGTCAACGCCTGCTCGATGCGCAGGTATTCCCGGTTGCCCAGGTCGGCCAGGGTGGCCAGGATGTCCTGCATATCGGCCTTTTCGTCCACCAACACCCCCACCACGCCCGGGGGCACATCTGCAGGGGGACGGGGAATCACCGGGACGCGGAGCCGCACCTGGGGATCCCGCCCTTTGGTGTACCACCACAGGTAGGCCAGGGCTGGGCCGCCCAGCGCCACCACCAGGGCCAGGGCCAGCAGGCCCAGGTTGATCCACGGCTTCCACATCTCCCACTTCTGCCAGGCCGGCGGTGACGCCTGCACCACCCCATGGGGCCATTGCACGCGAATCTCCCACTCGGTCCCGCCGGGGAAAGGGCCGCCCTGAAAGACCACTTCACCTCCCCGGCGGACCTGCCCGCCGCCCATGGCCTGGCCGTTGCGATAGGTCTCGGTCAGGATTTGTTCTGCGTTGAAGGCGGCCGGCAGATGCACCACCACGGTCGCCTGTTCAATCGGGTACGCCCGGTCGGCCTCGATGAACTTCCAGAAGAACTGATCGCCGTTGTCGTGGATCCACAGCGCCCCCTTGAGGGTGTACCGCAGGATGAAGATGCGCGTGGCGTCGCTAGTAGTGGGAAAGTACCAGGTGATGCGGATCTTGTCGCTGCTGCGGTCTAGCACATAGGTTCCTGCTTCGCCGTCGCCCGGCTCATAAACCTGGCCGCCTTCTGCGACGCTCCAACCGGTGATATCCTCCACCTTGTTCAGGGGAATTTCCCGGAAGGCGTAATGGAAAGGCCCGCCGATGAAGCGGACCTCCCAGGTTTCGACCACCTGGACATCCCCATTCGCCAGGATGGTGATCTCGCCATCCCGCCGGAGGACATCCACTGACTTGGTCTGGGCGCTGACCCCCATCATCCCTACCCACCCCAACAT
Proteins encoded in this window:
- a CDS encoding DUF2207 domain-containing protein, with protein sequence MIGRRNLFWGVVLALMLGWVGMMGVSAQTKSVDVLRRDGEITILANGDVQVVETWEVRFIGGPFHYAFREIPLNKVEDITGWSVAEGGQVYEPGDGEAGTYVLDRSSDKIRITWYFPTTSDATRIFILRYTLKGALWIHDNGDQFFWKFIEADRAYPIEQATVVVHLPAAFNAEQILTETYRNGQAMGGGQVRRGGEVVFQGGPFPGGTEWEIRVQWPHGVVQASPPAWQKWEMWKPWINLGLLALALVVALGGPALAYLWWYTKGRDPQVRLRVPVIPRPPADVPPGVVGVLVDEKADMQDILATLADLGNREYLRIEQALTKSGRVSRREGPRFVLLNPGWSGLRPFERRLLAALFAQRSNEVEALAQVREALSQGVGKKVAETLEAVGVDVEAELTREEETPPGWPANLRRVRSLASLRERFYKHIPDIQRDLYDEVVRLGYFDRAPDKVRQRTVALTALFSGLPLSAVACGLVRLGSQFWGAFALMIALMIAEAAFIVAAWFIPRKTLKGAQEAAKWQAFKRYLRNIRRYTQPEEAKEVFERYFPYAIAFGLEKEWVRQFEPLNVPPPRWYTPVPYGGYGYGGVPGRVGHGAMPTGAGRGAPSLDGMAQGAFTSLSQVSDGLMSALNQAATVFVSAPSSSGSGGGGFSGGGGGRGGGGGGGSSGFG